A single genomic interval of uncultured Sphaerochaeta sp. harbors:
- a CDS encoding 8-oxoguanine deaminase produces MSSSLLLKNIYCLQPTFDGKKYWGADLLIENNKVAKIAPGGGLAAPAKGRTIDCSNHVVIPGLVNTHHHFYQTLTRNHPAVQNAKLFDWLKFLYEVWKYVDEEAVYYSSMLAMAELMKTGCTLTTDHHYLYPRSFKGDLMGLQFEAADTLGMRFSPTRGSMSLSKKDGGLPPDSVVQTEDEILADSERCIKTYHDSAPDAMHKIALAPCSPFSVTKDLMTKTAELARKYGVRLHTHLCETYDEADFCQEMYGMRPVALMQECNLIGDDVFYAHGIHFNDEELKILAETGSHIAHCPSSNMRLGSGICRVNEMLPMGINVAIAVDGSASNDSSDMLAEVRQAMLLQRVKYGSDALSANEAFTMATENGAKALNFSNVGRLEEGWAADLAIFDVSKLPYAGSQSDPVASLLFCGTNHNTDYTIINGKVVVDHGQLVGYDEQELADKANAISKRMMGQAAKEEAV; encoded by the coding sequence ATGAGTTCCTCGCTTCTCTTGAAGAACATCTACTGTCTACAACCCACATTTGATGGAAAGAAATATTGGGGCGCTGATTTGTTGATCGAAAACAACAAGGTCGCCAAGATTGCTCCTGGGGGTGGATTGGCTGCTCCCGCAAAGGGTCGTACCATCGACTGCTCAAACCATGTGGTCATCCCGGGTTTGGTAAACACGCACCATCACTTCTACCAGACATTAACCAGAAATCATCCTGCTGTGCAGAATGCAAAGCTCTTCGATTGGTTGAAATTCCTCTATGAGGTTTGGAAATATGTGGATGAGGAAGCAGTCTACTATTCATCAATGCTTGCAATGGCTGAGCTGATGAAGACCGGTTGTACCCTTACCACTGACCACCACTACCTCTATCCACGCTCATTCAAGGGTGATCTGATGGGCCTTCAATTTGAGGCTGCAGACACGCTGGGAATGCGCTTCAGTCCCACGAGAGGCTCGATGAGTTTGAGCAAGAAGGACGGAGGGCTTCCACCCGACAGCGTTGTACAGACTGAGGATGAGATTCTCGCTGACAGTGAGCGATGCATCAAGACCTACCATGACAGTGCCCCGGATGCAATGCACAAGATAGCCCTCGCTCCATGTAGTCCCTTCAGTGTCACCAAGGATTTGATGACAAAGACCGCTGAACTTGCAAGGAAGTATGGGGTGCGATTACATACCCACCTCTGTGAGACCTATGACGAAGCTGATTTCTGCCAGGAGATGTATGGGATGCGTCCTGTTGCTCTTATGCAGGAGTGTAACCTTATCGGGGATGATGTCTTTTATGCACATGGAATCCACTTCAATGATGAAGAGTTGAAAATCCTTGCAGAGACAGGTTCCCATATTGCCCATTGCCCGTCCTCGAATATGCGCCTCGGTAGTGGTATCTGCAGGGTCAACGAGATGTTGCCGATGGGTATCAATGTAGCAATTGCCGTAGATGGAAGTGCCAGCAATGACAGTTCAGATATGCTTGCTGAGGTACGTCAGGCAATGCTTCTGCAACGGGTGAAATATGGTTCTGATGCACTGAGTGCCAATGAGGCATTTACCATGGCAACAGAAAACGGTGCAAAAGCGCTCAATTTCTCGAACGTTGGCCGCCTGGAAGAAGGGTGGGCTGCCGATCTGGCAATCTTTGATGTTTCCAAATTACCCTATGCGGGAAGTCAAAGTGATCCGGTTGCAAGCTTGCTTTTCTGCGGCACCAATCACAACACTGACTATACAATCATAAACGGAAAGGTTGTAGTCGATCACGGGCAGCTGGTCGGATATGACGAGCAGGAACTTGCAGACAAGGCAAATGCCATCAGCAAGCGTATGATGGGTCAAGCTGCCAAAGAGGAGGCTGTATGA
- the ygfK gene encoding putative selenate reductase subunit YgfK, whose protein sequence is MGDIMRPVPFTELISRIVGEYRNHHTIFGIAEEQFYHESGKHSLNVFSQSCATPCGPAAGPHTQLAQNIIASYLVGGRFMELKTVQVLDTLEIEKPCIDARDEGYNVEWSSEFTLPKAWDEYAKAWIILHLLEAVMQKGKFGKPSFIFNMSVGYNLEGIKTEKMQKFIDSMIDARKDERFAEYLQELEALIEEGLFEGTPWEGLEKKVKGITEKISWNISPSTTLSTMHGCPPKEIEAICSYMLTEKKVDTFVKLNPTLLGFDTVRKILDDLGFDYLTISKESFEHDLQYPDAIAMLHRLVDLAKKEGRGFGVKLTNTLGSVNDQGVLPGGEMYMSGRTLLPISTTVGLKLSKEFNGKLPISYSGGANAFTIKALFESGIRPITLATDMLKPGGYTRMKQLVEILEESDAWKMDGIDVKKLEKLSEDARAGKYAVAEKDFRGTDTVKIGEKLPLFDCYVAPCQTACPIHQDVPEYVQLVGQGRYGEALAVIYDKNALPAITGHICDHQCQLHCTRMDYEGAVRIRDMKRIAVENGFEEYKQLWEGPTDKAEIKAAVVGAGPAGLSAAYFLARAGFDTAVFEREESAGGVVRHVIPGFRLPVEAIESDVEFIKAHGVQFNYGVDAEKMTVEALRAQGYSRIFYAIGSEVDNDIPLQGDRSRVRPSLSFLSAFRKDPSTLSLGKHVVVVGGGNTAMDSARAATRIKGVEKVSVIYRRTEKEMPADHEEYGMAQEENVEFIFLANPERFDGNMLTVRKMELGEMDASGRRRPVATEETFTIEADTMITAIGEHADTEKLTWYGVPVNEKGWAKADEETKESEVSDVYVIGDAQSGPSTVVRCIASARAAVEAAIDKVLGPEEEESEHVHDEHCDHDHDDEAFEEEEMSDEERVQLENDENEFFADVTDKKSKILSSKEFGDKEFAATEAARCMECSYLCNKCVDVCPNRANVAIDVRNLGLFADPFQILHLDAYCNECGNCETFCPYDGGPYRKKFTLFSRMDDFENSENSGFFVEGEDILVRLDGKTYECEMDADGILVGEEEGITDEVAALIEEVYTSYSYLLGYVEA, encoded by the coding sequence ATGGGAGACATTATGCGCCCAGTTCCCTTCACGGAACTTATTAGCCGTATCGTTGGTGAGTACAGAAATCACCATACCATATTCGGTATTGCCGAAGAACAATTTTATCATGAGAGCGGCAAGCACAGCCTGAACGTATTCTCCCAGAGTTGTGCCACACCCTGCGGACCTGCTGCAGGCCCCCACACCCAGTTGGCCCAGAATATCATCGCAAGCTATCTTGTCGGTGGCAGATTCATGGAGTTGAAGACAGTCCAGGTGCTTGATACCTTGGAGATTGAGAAACCCTGTATTGATGCACGGGATGAAGGATACAACGTCGAATGGTCCAGTGAGTTTACCCTTCCCAAAGCATGGGACGAGTATGCAAAAGCTTGGATTATCCTGCATCTACTGGAAGCAGTGATGCAGAAAGGTAAGTTCGGTAAGCCTTCCTTTATCTTTAATATGTCTGTTGGCTACAACCTTGAAGGCATCAAGACAGAGAAGATGCAGAAATTCATTGACTCCATGATCGACGCTCGCAAAGATGAACGCTTTGCAGAGTACTTGCAGGAGCTGGAAGCACTGATCGAAGAGGGTTTGTTCGAAGGCACTCCTTGGGAAGGGCTCGAGAAGAAGGTAAAAGGCATCACTGAGAAGATCAGCTGGAATATCAGCCCATCGACCACGCTCAGTACCATGCATGGATGTCCTCCAAAAGAAATTGAAGCAATCTGCAGCTATATGCTGACAGAGAAGAAGGTAGACACCTTTGTTAAACTTAACCCAACGCTGCTCGGGTTTGATACAGTCCGCAAGATTCTCGATGATCTGGGCTTTGACTACCTTACCATCAGCAAGGAAAGCTTTGAGCACGACCTGCAGTACCCTGATGCAATAGCCATGTTGCATCGCCTGGTTGACCTCGCAAAGAAAGAGGGCAGGGGTTTTGGTGTAAAACTGACCAACACCCTTGGATCAGTAAACGACCAGGGAGTACTCCCCGGTGGTGAGATGTACATGTCAGGTCGTACCTTGCTTCCTATCTCCACAACTGTGGGACTTAAGCTCAGCAAGGAATTTAACGGCAAGCTTCCCATCAGCTACAGTGGTGGTGCCAATGCCTTTACGATCAAGGCTCTGTTTGAGAGTGGTATCAGGCCAATTACCCTGGCAACCGATATGCTCAAGCCAGGTGGCTACACCCGCATGAAACAGCTTGTGGAAATTCTTGAAGAGAGTGATGCCTGGAAGATGGATGGCATTGATGTCAAGAAACTCGAAAAGCTCTCAGAGGATGCACGAGCGGGTAAGTATGCCGTAGCTGAAAAAGACTTCAGGGGAACTGATACCGTGAAGATTGGGGAGAAGCTACCCCTCTTTGATTGCTATGTTGCGCCTTGTCAAACTGCTTGTCCGATCCATCAGGACGTACCTGAGTATGTCCAGCTTGTTGGTCAGGGACGCTATGGGGAAGCCTTGGCAGTCATCTACGACAAGAACGCACTTCCCGCCATCACCGGTCACATTTGTGACCACCAGTGCCAGCTGCACTGTACCCGCATGGATTATGAGGGAGCAGTTCGTATCCGTGATATGAAGCGTATTGCAGTAGAGAACGGATTTGAAGAGTATAAGCAGCTATGGGAAGGCCCGACTGATAAAGCTGAAATCAAGGCAGCAGTTGTTGGGGCAGGTCCTGCCGGACTTTCTGCAGCATATTTCCTTGCGAGAGCAGGTTTCGATACCGCTGTCTTCGAAAGGGAAGAGAGTGCAGGTGGTGTGGTTCGCCATGTCATCCCTGGATTCCGCCTTCCTGTGGAAGCAATTGAAAGTGATGTCGAATTCATCAAGGCTCATGGCGTACAGTTCAATTATGGAGTAGATGCAGAGAAAATGACCGTAGAAGCACTACGTGCCCAGGGTTACTCCCGTATCTTCTACGCAATCGGAAGCGAAGTAGACAATGATATCCCCTTGCAGGGGGACCGGAGCAGGGTAAGACCCTCTCTCTCCTTCCTCTCCGCATTCAGGAAAGATCCATCAACCCTTTCCCTTGGCAAGCATGTTGTGGTTGTCGGTGGTGGAAATACTGCAATGGATAGCGCACGTGCCGCTACCCGGATCAAGGGTGTTGAGAAGGTTTCAGTAATCTACCGAAGAACCGAAAAGGAGATGCCGGCCGACCATGAAGAGTATGGTATGGCACAGGAAGAGAATGTTGAGTTCATCTTCCTTGCAAATCCTGAACGCTTCGATGGCAATATGCTCACCGTCCGAAAGATGGAGCTCGGTGAAATGGATGCCAGCGGAAGACGAAGACCCGTGGCGACTGAAGAGACCTTCACCATTGAAGCAGACACCATGATTACTGCAATTGGTGAACATGCTGATACAGAGAAGCTTACTTGGTACGGAGTGCCTGTCAACGAGAAGGGTTGGGCAAAGGCAGACGAGGAGACCAAGGAGTCAGAAGTATCAGATGTATACGTCATTGGTGATGCACAGAGTGGTCCTTCTACTGTGGTAAGGTGTATTGCTAGTGCTAGAGCGGCAGTTGAAGCCGCCATCGACAAGGTGCTTGGTCCTGAAGAGGAAGAGAGCGAGCATGTGCACGATGAGCATTGTGACCATGACCACGATGATGAAGCATTTGAAGAAGAAGAGATGAGCGACGAAGAGAGAGTGCAGCTCGAAAATGATGAGAATGAGTTCTTTGCAGACGTAACTGACAAGAAGAGCAAAATTCTCTCTTCGAAGGAGTTCGGCGATAAGGAATTTGCAGCAACTGAGGCTGCCCGCTGCATGGAATGTTCCTATCTCTGCAATAAGTGCGTGGATGTATGTCCGAACCGCGCAAACGTTGCCATTGATGTAAGGAATCTTGGGTTGTTTGCAGACCCATTCCAGATTCTCCACCTCGATGCATACTGCAACGAGTGTGGCAACTGTGAAACGTTCTGTCCCTACGATGGCGGTCCCTATCGCAAGAAGTTCACGCTCTTCAGCCGAATGGATGATTTTGAGAACTCAGAGAACAGTGGATTCTTCGTTGAAGGTGAGGATATCCTGGTTCGCCTCGATGGGAAAACCTACGAGTGCGAGATGGACGCAGACGGTATCCTGGTAGGGGAAGAGGAAGGCATTACTGATGAGGTTGCCGCCTTGATCGAAGAGGTATACACCTCATACAGCTACCTGCTTGGATATGTAGAAGCGTAA
- the ssnA gene encoding putative aminohydrolase SsnA: MATTVIKQTRIMQTQPPFEVQEGVDIVIVDDVITKVGKGASETIHADKVIDGRGKTVIPGNVCSHHHYYSGLSRGMLASAGPQTDFIQILKEWWWRIDRALDEEACYYSSLISSIDAIASGTTTCIDHHASPSYIAGSLDTIAKGMEEVGVRGATCYEVTDRNGGMKEVEAGVEENLRFAMAAKSSSLVRGMIGGHAPFTIPDAGLKLMGEAMAETGAGLHLHVAEDKYDVVHSHHKYHLDIVDRLEKFGLLTDNSLLVHGLWLSEAEVEKINAHGTFLAHNGRSNMNNNVGYFKQIQKVDNLVIGTDGCGGNMFEELKIAFFKHKDQGGSWWPADFVTAMGRGNQLVEKYFDGKYGKVAAGYKADLTICDYHSPTPLVADNAATHFVWGMSSNCVESVIINGKLVMENHQFPGLDVQKIYDEAAKVAKRVWDTVNTIAP, encoded by the coding sequence GTGGCTACAACGGTAATTAAACAAACCCGGATCATGCAGACCCAGCCGCCTTTTGAGGTGCAGGAAGGTGTTGACATCGTCATCGTCGATGATGTCATCACCAAGGTAGGCAAGGGTGCATCAGAGACTATACATGCAGACAAGGTTATTGATGGAAGAGGCAAGACGGTCATTCCCGGGAATGTCTGTTCCCATCACCACTACTACTCAGGACTCTCCAGAGGCATGCTTGCCTCTGCAGGCCCACAGACTGACTTCATTCAGATACTGAAGGAGTGGTGGTGGCGTATCGACCGTGCACTTGATGAGGAAGCCTGTTACTACAGCTCCCTGATCAGCTCGATCGACGCCATCGCTAGTGGTACCACCACCTGTATCGACCACCATGCAAGCCCTTCCTACATTGCAGGATCCTTGGACACCATTGCCAAGGGAATGGAAGAAGTTGGCGTGCGTGGAGCTACCTGCTACGAAGTTACCGATAGAAACGGTGGAATGAAAGAGGTGGAAGCAGGCGTCGAGGAAAACCTTCGTTTTGCCATGGCCGCCAAGAGCAGTTCTCTGGTTAGAGGAATGATTGGGGGACATGCACCGTTCACCATCCCTGATGCTGGATTGAAGCTTATGGGAGAGGCGATGGCAGAGACCGGTGCCGGACTTCATCTCCATGTTGCAGAGGACAAGTATGATGTGGTGCACAGCCACCATAAGTACCACCTGGATATCGTTGACCGATTGGAGAAATTTGGACTTCTGACTGATAACTCTCTCTTGGTTCATGGGCTATGGCTCAGTGAGGCTGAGGTGGAAAAGATCAACGCTCATGGTACGTTCCTTGCACACAATGGACGCAGCAACATGAACAACAATGTTGGTTACTTCAAACAGATCCAGAAAGTCGATAATTTGGTCATCGGAACCGATGGCTGTGGTGGAAATATGTTTGAAGAGCTCAAGATTGCGTTCTTCAAGCACAAGGATCAGGGTGGTTCCTGGTGGCCCGCAGATTTTGTGACTGCCATGGGTCGTGGAAACCAGTTGGTTGAGAAGTATTTTGACGGGAAGTACGGTAAGGTTGCTGCAGGCTATAAGGCTGATTTGACCATCTGTGACTACCATTCACCAACCCCTCTGGTAGCAGACAATGCTGCAACCCATTTTGTATGGGGCATGAGCAGCAACTGTGTGGAAAGTGTCATCATTAATGGAAAGCTGGTGATGGAAAACCATCAGTTCCCAGGCCTTGATGTACAGAAGATCTATGACGAGGCAGCAAAAGTAGCTAAGCGCGTTTGGGATACAGTAAATACAATCGCTCCGTAA
- a CDS encoding pyridoxal-phosphate dependent enzyme, translated as MLINLNVNEEVRKKNIQRCREKNILLPTFKQMMDPSTVPADIKEKLTHVGLWDVDPTNLFRITWKNEPTKQGGTFGGVNYIEVPREITGVKARILALVGKWFPTGAHKVGATYGCLAPALVSGNFDSVHQQAVWPSTGNYCRGGAYNSVLLNCDSIAILPEEMSQERFNWLKSVAGEVIATPGCESNVKEIFDKCHELDAERGHNIVIFNQFDQFGNYLWHYKVTGAAILEALKQENVDPENVRGYVSATGSGGTLAAGDFLKEHFHNLKIVAAEALQCPTLLRNGFGGHRIEGIGDKHVPWVHNVKNTDMIAAVDDQDCMDLYRLFNDPVGIEYLKKMGLDSKEIADLDLYGISGIGNVLAAIKMAKYYEMEEDDVIFTVLTDSSEMYTSRLKEQDEIQGKFDESAAIRALAACAHAQGIDNLKELNYYDRLAVHNLKYYTWVEQQGKTYEEINAQWYDKNYWKDIPKMADQIDELIEAFNKEILAK; from the coding sequence ATGCTAATTAATTTGAATGTCAATGAAGAAGTACGGAAAAAGAATATCCAACGTTGTAGGGAGAAAAACATTTTGCTACCTACGTTTAAGCAGATGATGGATCCTTCAACCGTACCAGCTGATATTAAAGAGAAACTTACCCATGTAGGACTTTGGGATGTCGACCCGACGAACCTGTTCAGGATCACCTGGAAGAACGAGCCTACCAAGCAGGGTGGAACCTTTGGTGGTGTGAATTATATTGAAGTTCCTCGCGAAATTACCGGTGTTAAGGCAAGAATCCTTGCCCTGGTCGGAAAATGGTTCCCGACTGGTGCTCACAAAGTTGGAGCAACCTATGGATGTCTGGCTCCCGCACTGGTTTCTGGAAACTTTGACTCTGTTCACCAGCAGGCTGTCTGGCCTTCCACCGGTAACTACTGCCGTGGTGGTGCATATAACAGTGTATTGCTGAACTGCGATTCCATTGCAATTCTCCCTGAAGAGATGAGCCAAGAACGATTCAATTGGCTTAAGAGTGTCGCTGGAGAAGTAATTGCAACCCCAGGTTGTGAGTCCAACGTCAAGGAAATCTTCGACAAGTGCCATGAACTCGATGCTGAAAGAGGCCACAACATTGTCATCTTCAACCAGTTTGACCAGTTCGGAAACTACCTCTGGCACTATAAGGTAACTGGAGCTGCAATCCTCGAAGCACTCAAGCAAGAGAATGTCGACCCCGAGAATGTTCGTGGGTATGTTTCAGCTACTGGAAGTGGCGGCACTCTGGCTGCAGGTGACTTCCTCAAGGAACATTTCCACAATCTCAAGATTGTGGCTGCAGAAGCATTGCAGTGCCCAACTCTCCTCCGCAATGGGTTTGGTGGACACCGTATCGAAGGAATTGGCGACAAGCACGTTCCCTGGGTACACAATGTAAAGAATACCGATATGATCGCAGCCGTTGATGACCAGGACTGCATGGATCTCTACCGCTTGTTCAATGATCCTGTTGGTATCGAGTACCTCAAGAAAATGGGATTGGATTCCAAGGAAATCGCTGACTTGGACCTCTATGGCATCAGTGGCATCGGTAATGTACTGGCAGCCATCAAGATGGCAAAATACTACGAGATGGAAGAAGATGATGTTATCTTCACCGTCCTCACCGACAGCTCGGAGATGTACACCTCCCGCTTGAAGGAGCAGGATGAGATTCAGGGTAAGTTCGACGAGAGTGCAGCAATTCGCGCACTTGCAGCTTGTGCTCATGCACAGGGCATCGATAACCTGAAGGAACTTAACTACTACGATCGTCTGGCTGTACACAATCTGAAGTACTATACTTGGGTAGAGCAGCAGGGCAAGACCTATGAGGAAATCAATGCACAGTGGTATGATAAGAACTACTGGAAAGATATTCCCAAAATGGCTGACCAGATCGACGAGTTGATCGAGGCGTTCAACAAGGAAATATTGGCCAAATAG
- a CDS encoding pyridoxal-phosphate dependent enzyme, producing the protein MRFTYECCDCGAVYETDEVFYQCPTCAKENDGTSFPKGNVIVKLNKEDVQKLAKQDHVSMYDFFPYPVPDKDVYPVGGTPVAKPKRLATKYGLKNLVCKLDSALPSGSFKDRASQLIAAQALYHNQHKIALASTGNAGAAMSCAGAAYGLEIVLFVPATAPVNKLMQSVLYGATVVPVKGSYDDAFALSIAYTDEFGGINRNTAYNPMTIEGKKSVSIELFEQLGRKVPDVVYVPVGDGCIFAGVYKGFYDLKEAGLIEKVPQLVCAQSKQSNAISTAWKSGDFTNLPKATTRADSISVESPANGRMAVRYINESNGWATEVDDQAILDAQLELAKEAGIFVEPAAACAWAALRADSEMLREKFGEDVEVCCLLTGTGFKDMAVFEGKVSIPEAIENSKEAVRNRFK; encoded by the coding sequence ATGCGTTTTACCTATGAATGTTGTGACTGCGGTGCAGTCTATGAGACGGATGAGGTATTCTACCAATGCCCTACCTGTGCCAAAGAGAATGATGGCACCTCATTTCCCAAAGGGAATGTAATCGTCAAATTGAATAAGGAAGATGTACAGAAACTTGCAAAGCAGGACCATGTCTCTATGTATGATTTCTTCCCCTACCCGGTCCCTGACAAGGATGTCTATCCAGTTGGAGGAACTCCTGTCGCAAAACCAAAACGGCTTGCTACCAAGTACGGACTGAAGAACCTGGTCTGCAAACTGGACAGTGCACTGCCTTCAGGGTCTTTCAAGGATCGTGCGAGTCAGCTGATCGCTGCTCAGGCATTGTATCACAACCAGCATAAGATAGCCTTGGCGTCCACGGGGAATGCGGGAGCTGCGATGAGTTGCGCTGGGGCTGCTTACGGCCTTGAGATTGTTCTTTTTGTACCAGCAACTGCTCCGGTCAATAAGTTGATGCAGAGTGTGTTGTATGGAGCAACTGTTGTTCCGGTAAAGGGCAGTTATGATGATGCTTTTGCACTCTCCATCGCTTATACCGATGAGTTCGGAGGGATCAACAGGAATACTGCTTACAACCCTATGACCATCGAGGGAAAGAAGAGTGTTTCCATTGAGCTGTTTGAGCAACTGGGACGCAAGGTGCCTGACGTGGTATATGTACCTGTTGGTGATGGTTGTATTTTCGCTGGTGTTTATAAGGGCTTCTATGACCTGAAGGAAGCTGGTTTGATCGAGAAAGTCCCTCAACTTGTTTGTGCACAGAGCAAGCAGAGTAATGCGATCAGCACCGCTTGGAAGAGCGGTGATTTCACCAACCTTCCGAAGGCTACCACCCGTGCTGATTCAATCAGTGTAGAGAGCCCTGCCAACGGCAGAATGGCGGTAAGGTACATTAACGAGAGTAATGGCTGGGCAACAGAGGTAGACGACCAAGCAATCCTCGATGCACAGCTTGAGCTTGCCAAGGAAGCAGGAATTTTTGTAGAACCTGCTGCTGCTTGTGCTTGGGCAGCGCTTAGAGCTGATAGCGAAATGCTTAGAGAGAAGTTTGGTGAGGATGTTGAGGTTTGCTGCTTGCTTACCGGTACAGGCTTCAAGGATATGGCTGTTTTTGAGGGTAAAGTCTCCATTCCAGAGGCAATCGAGAACAGCAAAGAGGCGGTCAGAAATCGTTTCAAGTAA
- a CDS encoding YgeY family selenium metabolism-linked hydrolase: MTIQEQIRAKAAEYRDYTALNLSKMVQTKSYSSQEEDVCRLIVTLCEEAGFDEVYIDGLGSVIGRVGNGPKKIAFDAHIDTVEVGNLKNWDFDPFSGEIKDGKVWGRGSSDQKGGAASMITAGRILKELGYSGEYTAYFTFTVMEEDCDGMCWKYLIEEENFRPDLVVSTEPTTCRLYRGHRGRMEIRVILRGISCHGSAPERGVSAAYKAAKAALAIEQLNKDLKPDAENFLGKGTITVSQMDVKGPSQCAVADYAMLYLDRRLTWGEDADLAISQVREYISKATGDDPESIVVEMPNYEKIGWTKKEYSQELYFPTWKIDADHPLVEAGVAGHEALFGKKPVVDKWTFSTNLVATTGRHKIPAIGFGPGDESQAHAPNEINRVDDLEICAAFYAMLPYSLEK, encoded by the coding sequence ATGACAATTCAAGAACAAATTAGGGCAAAGGCTGCCGAGTATCGTGACTACACGGCATTGAATCTCTCAAAGATGGTGCAGACCAAGAGCTATAGCTCCCAGGAAGAGGACGTTTGTCGTCTCATCGTAACCCTTTGTGAAGAAGCTGGCTTTGATGAAGTGTATATCGATGGATTGGGCTCGGTAATCGGCCGCGTCGGCAATGGTCCCAAGAAGATTGCCTTCGATGCCCATATCGATACTGTTGAGGTTGGAAACCTGAAGAACTGGGATTTCGATCCTTTCAGTGGTGAGATCAAGGACGGAAAGGTCTGGGGACGCGGTTCCAGTGACCAGAAGGGTGGTGCAGCTTCCATGATCACTGCCGGTAGGATCCTGAAGGAGCTCGGCTACAGTGGTGAATATACCGCTTATTTCACCTTCACCGTTATGGAAGAAGACTGTGATGGTATGTGCTGGAAGTACCTCATCGAGGAAGAGAACTTCAGACCCGACCTCGTTGTTTCCACTGAGCCTACAACCTGCCGCCTCTATCGTGGACACCGCGGACGCATGGAGATCAGGGTAATTCTCAGGGGAATTTCCTGTCATGGTAGTGCTCCAGAGCGTGGCGTAAGTGCTGCATATAAGGCTGCAAAGGCAGCTCTTGCAATCGAGCAATTGAACAAGGACCTCAAGCCGGATGCAGAGAACTTCCTTGGAAAAGGTACCATCACCGTCAGCCAGATGGATGTAAAGGGACCGAGCCAGTGTGCTGTTGCAGACTATGCAATGCTCTACCTTGACCGCCGTCTTACCTGGGGTGAGGATGCAGACCTTGCAATCTCGCAGGTTCGTGAGTACATCAGCAAGGCAACCGGTGATGATCCAGAGTCAATCGTTGTCGAGATGCCCAACTATGAGAAGATTGGTTGGACCAAGAAGGAGTACTCCCAAGAGCTGTACTTCCCCACCTGGAAGATCGACGCTGATCACCCACTGGTAGAAGCTGGTGTTGCCGGGCATGAGGCTCTCTTTGGAAAGAAGCCTGTTGTTGACAAGTGGACCTTCTCCACCAACTTGGTTGCTACCACTGGTCGTCATAAGATTCCTGCTATTGGTTTTGGCCCTGGCGATGAGTCACAGGCTCACGCACCGAACGAAATCAACCGTGTGGATGACCTTGAGATCTGTGCTGCATTCTATGCAATGCTTCCCTATTCCTTGGAGAAGTAG
- a CDS encoding FAD binding domain-containing protein, with amino-acid sequence MIQEYLIANTTEDALNKKRSNTKSVFYAGGTEINRLHSTVEGQTAISLSKLGLDTITDEGSTIKIGSMVTLQQLIESPLIPSWLKDAAHFCGSFTKRNMATIGGNLALMSDHSYLAPALLASRARLLTANLTEKGVYSEDNIPIREYHAYHKQFAGTLLLAVSLSKDDRYVGTLRYAMSSQNRAAVTVGFSATKDSEQVIDHVRVFVAVYGKGVQRLEKVENSIENGELTTREDVQLAVRHDIEVVDDMTGSSDYKRYIASEGVGQLFSAFLKGGAQ; translated from the coding sequence ATGATACAGGAATATCTCATAGCGAATACTACTGAAGACGCTCTGAACAAGAAGCGTTCAAACACCAAGAGTGTGTTTTATGCAGGGGGGACGGAGATCAACCGTCTTCATTCAACCGTTGAGGGCCAGACTGCCATCAGCCTCTCCAAGCTTGGTTTGGATACCATCACAGATGAAGGTTCCACCATCAAGATTGGTAGCATGGTGACGCTGCAGCAGCTGATCGAATCACCATTGATCCCTTCATGGCTCAAGGATGCTGCTCATTTCTGTGGTTCCTTCACGAAGCGTAATATGGCCACCATTGGAGGCAACCTTGCACTGATGAGTGATCACTCCTATCTTGCTCCAGCATTGCTTGCAAGCCGTGCTCGGCTTCTTACGGCCAATCTGACCGAGAAGGGAGTATACAGTGAGGACAATATCCCCATCCGAGAATACCATGCTTATCATAAGCAGTTTGCAGGTACCTTGTTGTTGGCTGTCAGCCTTTCCAAGGATGACCGGTATGTGGGAACCTTGCGGTATGCAATGAGCAGCCAGAATCGTGCTGCGGTAACCGTTGGATTCAGTGCAACAAAGGACAGTGAGCAGGTCATAGACCACGTACGGGTCTTTGTTGCTGTATACGGAAAAGGAGTCCAACGATTGGAAAAGGTGGAAAATTCTATCGAGAACGGTGAGTTGACCACAAGAGAGGATGTACAGCTTGCTGTGCGGCATGACATTGAGGTCGTGGACGATATGACTGGCAGCTCCGATTACAAGCGCTATATAGCCAGTGAAGGGGTGGGGCAACTCTTCTCTGCATTTCTCAAAGGAGGTGCACAATGA